One genomic segment of Caballeronia sp. TF1N1 includes these proteins:
- a CDS encoding LysR family transcriptional regulator ArgP, protein MLDYASLDALLAVVRTGSFERAAALLSVTPSAVSQRVKLLEERVGSLLVRRGQPCEATSSGALLCRHTERVQLLEAELGGRMPTLPGTTSGSRARLRIAVNDDSMSTWFIDATADFCIERALLLDVVVDDQDHTAERIRAGDVQGAVTTQADAAPGWRSVKLGRMRYRAVCSPGYFKRYFAEGLTREALRRAPCVNFNEKDELQKRFVRRVVRADIAPPAHFVPHGEGFLRACTSGLAWGMCPQRLVESRLESGELVELLPGTRLDIDLYWQNWRLALGWLDDFTAELRARAKSSLS, encoded by the coding sequence ATGCTCGACTACGCCTCGCTCGATGCCTTGCTTGCGGTCGTTCGCACCGGTTCGTTCGAGCGCGCGGCAGCGTTGTTGAGCGTCACGCCTTCGGCCGTCTCGCAGCGCGTGAAGTTGTTGGAAGAACGCGTGGGCAGCCTGCTCGTGCGACGCGGACAGCCGTGCGAGGCCACCTCCTCAGGCGCGCTATTGTGCCGCCATACCGAACGCGTGCAATTGCTCGAAGCCGAACTGGGTGGTCGCATGCCCACACTACCCGGCACGACGAGCGGGAGCCGCGCCAGGCTGCGCATCGCGGTGAACGACGACAGCATGAGCACATGGTTCATCGACGCCACCGCTGACTTCTGCATCGAACGTGCGCTGTTGCTCGATGTGGTCGTGGACGATCAGGATCACACCGCAGAGCGTATCCGTGCGGGCGATGTACAAGGCGCCGTCACCACGCAAGCCGATGCTGCACCGGGCTGGCGGTCGGTCAAGCTTGGTCGCATGCGTTATCGAGCGGTGTGTTCGCCCGGTTATTTCAAGCGCTATTTCGCGGAAGGACTGACACGCGAGGCATTGCGTCGCGCGCCATGTGTGAATTTCAACGAGAAGGACGAATTGCAAAAGCGCTTTGTTCGCCGCGTTGTTCGTGCCGATATTGCACCGCCCGCGCATTTTGTTCCGCACGGCGAAGGTTTCCTGCGCGCGTGCACGTCCGGACTTGCATGGGGCATGTGCCCGCAACGGCTAGTCGAGTCGCGGCTCGAAAGTGGCGAACTGGTCGAGCTATTGCCGGGCACGCGACTCGATATCGATCTTTACTGGCAAAACTGGCGCTTGGCCTTAGGCTGGCTCGACGACTTCACCGCCGAACTACGCGCCCGGGCGAAGTCGTCGCTGAGTTGA
- the msrA gene encoding peptide-methionine (S)-S-oxide reductase MsrA, with the protein MANKFSKTGKALSVAALVAGAFALQQTAHSSEDAKVIPAPAHDESVGATHTETAVFAGGCFWGVQGVFQHVRGVKEVVSGYTGGNADTAQYERVSEGDTGHAESVRITYDPAEVTYGRLLQIFFSVAHNPTELNHQGPDHGTQYRSAVFPQNTTQRDVATAYIAQLDAAHVYSGKIVTHVENYKGFYPAEAYHQNYLSEHPESTYIAINDLPKVGNLKQLFPQAYRNDAVLVAVASK; encoded by the coding sequence ATGGCGAATAAATTCAGCAAGACAGGCAAGGCCCTTAGCGTGGCTGCGCTGGTTGCAGGTGCTTTCGCGTTGCAGCAAACCGCGCATTCGAGTGAAGACGCCAAGGTCATTCCTGCACCCGCGCATGACGAGAGCGTAGGCGCCACCCACACGGAGACGGCGGTATTTGCCGGCGGTTGCTTCTGGGGCGTGCAAGGCGTGTTTCAGCACGTGCGTGGCGTTAAGGAAGTCGTCTCGGGCTATACGGGCGGCAATGCCGATACCGCTCAATACGAGCGCGTAAGCGAAGGCGATACGGGCCATGCGGAGTCGGTGCGCATAACCTACGATCCTGCCGAAGTGACTTATGGCCGGCTCTTGCAGATTTTCTTTTCGGTCGCGCATAACCCCACCGAGTTGAATCACCAAGGACCGGATCACGGCACGCAATATCGCTCGGCAGTCTTTCCGCAAAATACGACTCAGCGCGATGTCGCTACCGCATATATCGCGCAACTCGATGCGGCGCATGTTTATTCCGGCAAGATCGTGACTCATGTCGAGAATTACAAAGGCTTTTATCCGGCCGAGGCTTACCACCAGAATTACTTGAGCGAACATCCGGAAAGCACGTATATAGCGATTAACGATCTGCCTAAGGTGGGAAATCTCAAGCAATTATTCCCGCAGGCTTATAGAAACGACGCGGTGCTCGTAGCGGTCGCGTCGAAATAA
- a CDS encoding MFS transporter — protein sequence MSSHSPVAYLAGDESSTYAKVTWRLLPFLFVCYLCAYLDRINVSFAKLQMLNDLHFSEAVYGAGAGVFFIGYLLFEVPSNLILLRVGARRWIARIMVTWGVISAGMMFVTSPTSFYIMRFLLGVAEAGFIPAILLYLTYWFPASRRSKVTALFMTGIPMSGVVGGPLSGWIMSHMGGMHGIAGWQWLFLLEGIPTALFGIIAFFYLDDKVADAKWLSDSQKAMLEANLRDEKPAHALHSVKDGLLHPKVLLLSVTYFFFTMGLYGVSFWLPTLVKASGVSDPLNIGLLTAIPYAAGAIAMLAVGHSSDKLGERRWHLAGAGIVGAIGLYFSVVYAHSTFFGMIALTIATMGVVTTISQFWVLPPAILSGGAAAAGLALANSVGSISGVVSPWLIGIIQTHSGSTGNGVLGLAVSCVIGALMVFTIPAALVNSRRRTDR from the coding sequence ATGAGTTCCCATAGTCCGGTTGCGTACCTGGCGGGCGACGAGTCGTCCACCTATGCAAAGGTGACATGGCGCCTGCTGCCATTTCTTTTCGTGTGCTATCTCTGCGCTTATCTCGATCGCATCAACGTGAGCTTTGCCAAGCTGCAGATGCTCAATGATCTGCATTTCAGCGAAGCGGTCTATGGAGCCGGGGCGGGCGTATTCTTTATCGGCTATCTTCTGTTCGAAGTACCAAGTAATCTGATCCTCTTGCGCGTAGGCGCTCGACGCTGGATTGCGCGGATCATGGTGACGTGGGGTGTCATCTCCGCCGGCATGATGTTCGTGACCAGCCCGACGAGCTTCTACATCATGCGCTTTTTGCTCGGTGTGGCCGAAGCTGGCTTCATTCCAGCCATCCTGCTCTACCTCACGTACTGGTTTCCGGCCTCGCGGCGCAGCAAGGTGACCGCGCTCTTCATGACTGGCATTCCGATGTCGGGCGTCGTTGGCGGACCGCTGTCGGGCTGGATCATGAGTCATATGGGCGGCATGCACGGTATCGCGGGATGGCAATGGCTCTTTCTGCTCGAAGGCATTCCGACCGCGCTCTTTGGCATCATCGCGTTCTTTTATCTCGACGATAAAGTCGCCGATGCAAAGTGGCTCAGTGACTCGCAAAAGGCCATGCTCGAAGCGAATCTTCGCGATGAGAAGCCCGCACATGCACTGCATTCCGTGAAGGATGGCCTCTTGCATCCCAAGGTGCTGCTGCTGAGCGTGACTTACTTTTTCTTCACGATGGGCCTCTACGGCGTGAGCTTCTGGCTGCCGACGCTCGTCAAGGCAAGCGGCGTTTCCGATCCGCTCAACATCGGTCTTCTGACGGCAATTCCATATGCGGCCGGCGCCATCGCCATGCTGGCAGTCGGTCATAGCTCGGACAAGCTCGGCGAGCGTCGCTGGCATCTGGCGGGCGCGGGCATTGTCGGCGCAATCGGTCTGTATTTCAGCGTGGTGTATGCGCACTCGACCTTCTTCGGCATGATCGCGCTCACGATTGCGACCATGGGCGTGGTCACGACCATCTCGCAGTTCTGGGTCTTGCCGCCCGCGATTCTCAGCGGCGGTGCGGCAGCCGCAGGGCTCGCGCTTGCCAATTCGGTGGGCAGCATCTCGGGTGTCGTGAGCCCGTGGCTGATTGGCATCATCCAAACGCATTCGGGTTCGACCGGTAATGGTGTGCTTGGTCTTGCGGTAAGTTGCGTGATAGGCGCCCTCATGGTCTTTACGATACCGGCTGCGTTGGTGAATAGCCGCCGTCGCACGGACCGATGA
- a CDS encoding LysR substrate-binding domain-containing protein, which translates to MRRIPNFVLLRAFEAAARLESFTLAASELHLTQSAISHQVKELEQYFGRPLFHRRNRRVETTSEGRRLHESLGRVFDVIEAACGEVALEPQAQVLAVHCAPSFAAKWLAPRLPEFMSEHPMVTIRLSSDAEPADLARVREVDVAISYGFAHERPGLITRALGAERIVPLCSPALVRDDVPVAEQISKLTLIDSQLSRVTWPGWFALNELEMPRGPRPSFDRAALAISAAADGMGVALETTRLAERELARGDLIELGAGVFAPLARETHFLSYRVTERNVEKVKCFRDWVLMKAGLDETVEA; encoded by the coding sequence ATGAGGCGCATCCCCAACTTCGTTCTCTTGCGCGCATTCGAGGCGGCCGCGCGGCTGGAGAGCTTCACGCTTGCCGCAAGCGAACTGCACCTCACGCAATCGGCCATTAGCCATCAGGTGAAGGAGCTGGAGCAGTACTTCGGCAGGCCGCTTTTTCATCGACGCAACCGGCGGGTCGAGACGACCTCCGAAGGACGCCGGCTTCATGAGAGCCTTGGACGCGTGTTCGATGTGATCGAAGCCGCGTGTGGTGAGGTCGCGCTCGAACCTCAGGCGCAAGTGCTTGCCGTGCACTGCGCGCCGAGCTTCGCGGCGAAGTGGCTCGCGCCCCGTCTGCCCGAGTTCATGAGCGAGCATCCGATGGTGACCATTCGCCTGTCATCGGATGCGGAGCCGGCCGATCTCGCGCGCGTGCGTGAAGTCGATGTTGCGATCTCTTATGGCTTCGCGCATGAGCGTCCCGGTCTGATCACGCGCGCGCTCGGAGCGGAGCGCATCGTGCCGCTTTGTTCGCCTGCGCTCGTGCGCGACGACGTGCCCGTTGCCGAGCAGATCAGCAAGCTGACGCTCATCGATTCGCAACTCAGCCGCGTGACATGGCCGGGATGGTTTGCATTGAACGAACTGGAAATGCCGCGCGGGCCGAGACCGTCGTTCGACCGTGCCGCACTCGCGATATCGGCGGCGGCGGATGGCATGGGTGTCGCGCTGGAAACGACACGGCTCGCCGAACGCGAGCTTGCGCGTGGCGATTTGATTGAACTCGGGGCAGGCGTCTTCGCGCCGCTTGCGAGAGAAACGCACTTCCTTTCATATCGCGTGACCGAGCGCAATGTCGAAAAGGTGAAATGCTTTCGCGACTGGGTGCTGATGAAAGCAGGCCTCGACGAAACCGTCGAAGCCTGA
- a CDS encoding IS5 family transposase: protein MRGPDSYTESMFTMSRLDDFVPANHPLRPIRLWLNEALRRMDEVFSRMYESEAKGGRPSIAPEKLIRALLLQVLYSIRSERMLMEQISYNMLFRWFVGLAMDDAVWDHSTFSKNRDRLMVHDVMVSLFNETVETARVQGHLSGEHFSVDGTLIQAWAGHKSFVPKTKSDDDSPPEGGDGSQENWRGEKRSNDTHESSTDSQARLFRKSRGTGAVLCYMGHVLTDNRHGLVVNAQVTQANGTAERDAAAQMLADAAQFAGTTITVGADKNYDTAGFVATCRENNVTPHVAQNDARAGGSAIDARTTRWPGYAISQCKRKRIEQVFGWAKTVGRIRQAMYRGLKRVDQLFVLTQAAYNLTRMRTLAAKAA from the coding sequence ATGCGCGGCCCCGACAGCTACACTGAATCGATGTTCACGATGTCCAGACTGGACGATTTCGTTCCGGCCAATCATCCGCTGCGACCGATTCGCCTGTGGCTGAACGAGGCGCTCAGGCGCATGGACGAGGTGTTTTCGCGCATGTACGAGAGCGAGGCCAAGGGCGGTCGCCCGAGCATCGCGCCGGAGAAACTGATACGCGCGCTGTTGTTGCAGGTGTTGTATTCGATTCGCAGCGAACGCATGCTGATGGAGCAAATCTCCTACAACATGCTGTTTCGATGGTTCGTCGGACTGGCGATGGATGATGCGGTCTGGGACCACTCTACCTTCAGCAAGAACCGCGACCGGCTGATGGTCCACGATGTCATGGTCAGCTTGTTCAACGAGACTGTCGAGACGGCGCGCGTGCAAGGTCACCTGTCGGGCGAGCACTTCAGCGTCGACGGCACGCTCATTCAGGCGTGGGCGGGACACAAGAGTTTCGTGCCCAAGACAAAGTCGGATGACGATTCGCCGCCTGAGGGCGGAGACGGCTCGCAGGAGAACTGGCGCGGCGAGAAACGCAGCAACGACACCCATGAATCCAGCACGGACAGTCAGGCGCGCTTGTTCCGCAAGAGTCGTGGCACGGGCGCGGTGCTTTGTTACATGGGTCACGTGCTGACCGATAATCGGCATGGTCTCGTGGTCAACGCACAGGTCACGCAGGCCAATGGCACGGCCGAACGGGATGCGGCCGCGCAGATGCTTGCGGATGCTGCGCAATTTGCCGGTACGACCATAACGGTCGGTGCTGACAAGAACTACGATACGGCGGGCTTCGTGGCGACGTGTCGCGAGAACAACGTGACACCGCACGTGGCGCAAAACGATGCACGCGCGGGCGGTTCCGCGATTGACGCTCGAACCACACGATGGCCAGGCTATGCAATCAGTCAGTGCAAACGCAAACGCATCGAGCAGGTGTTCGGATGGGCAAAGACCGTTGGCAGAATTCGGCAGGCGATGTATCGAGGTCTGAAGCGAGTCGACCAGCTCTTCGTGCTCACTCAGGCGGCGTACAACCTCACTCGCATGCGAACGCTTGCTGCTAAGGCAGCTTGA
- a CDS encoding HAMP domain-containing sensor histidine kinase, giving the protein MKLTLSQRLFAVFCVLLLACCGASAWLQIRASDLREKEVIQSLSRGLAAHIAHDGALMDAGDIDAPAVRRLFSQLMVVNPSVEVYLLDNEGRVRADDAPPGHLKRDRVDLAPVHRLINGAPLPILGDDPRSIDKRKVFSAAPLATPGKPPFGYVYVVLLGEEHDELAAKASASAVLRTTLLSMGLVTLLGLVAGVIAFGLITRPLRRLTDAMRRFDASGASAEPSPVPSHVAARENERDEIVVLESAFAQMAARIGEQWRELQRQDRERRELVVNISHDLRTPLSSLHGYLETLSLKADVLADTDRRRYLSIALAQSAKVGHLAQSLFELARLEHGMVHPEAESFSLADLLQDVFEKFELPADARKVRLDAHIEPRLPNVSADLGMIERIFTNLLDNAIHHTPEGGTVTVRLAHSNGHVEVTVSDTGPGIPSDVRGVLFQRAFASGGRHRGGFGLLIVQRMLQLHGSQIRLIDLDQAGAAFSFELPASSARGGEHAPQLPDPSNKNA; this is encoded by the coding sequence ATGAAGCTCACCCTGTCGCAACGGCTTTTCGCTGTGTTCTGCGTGCTGCTGCTTGCATGCTGCGGCGCATCGGCATGGTTGCAGATTCGCGCAAGCGATTTGCGCGAGAAGGAAGTCATTCAGAGCCTGTCGCGCGGGCTCGCAGCGCATATTGCCCACGATGGCGCGCTGATGGACGCGGGCGATATCGACGCGCCCGCCGTGCGCCGTCTCTTCAGCCAGTTGATGGTGGTGAACCCGAGCGTCGAAGTCTATCTGCTCGACAACGAAGGCCGCGTTCGTGCCGACGATGCGCCTCCCGGTCATCTGAAGCGCGATCGTGTCGATCTTGCGCCCGTGCATCGTCTGATCAATGGCGCGCCGCTCCCTATTCTGGGCGACGATCCACGCAGCATCGACAAGCGCAAAGTCTTTAGCGCCGCGCCGCTTGCCACGCCCGGCAAGCCGCCTTTCGGTTATGTCTATGTGGTTTTGCTTGGCGAAGAGCACGACGAGCTTGCGGCGAAAGCCTCGGCGAGCGCGGTCTTGCGCACCACGCTTCTGTCCATGGGACTCGTGACCTTGCTCGGACTCGTTGCGGGCGTGATCGCTTTCGGGCTCATTACGCGTCCGCTGCGCCGCTTGACCGATGCCATGCGCAGGTTTGATGCAAGCGGGGCATCGGCCGAGCCATCGCCTGTACCGTCGCACGTGGCGGCACGCGAGAACGAGCGGGACGAAATCGTGGTGCTGGAAAGCGCCTTTGCCCAAATGGCCGCGCGCATTGGCGAACAATGGCGCGAATTGCAGCGGCAGGATCGTGAAAGACGCGAACTCGTCGTCAATATTTCACATGACTTGCGCACGCCGCTGTCTTCCTTGCATGGCTACTTGGAAACGCTTTCGCTCAAGGCCGATGTTCTTGCCGACACAGACCGCCGCCGTTATCTGTCGATCGCACTTGCGCAAAGCGCGAAGGTCGGGCATCTCGCGCAATCGCTTTTTGAACTAGCGCGGCTTGAACACGGCATGGTGCATCCCGAAGCGGAGTCGTTCTCGCTCGCCGATCTGCTGCAAGATGTGTTCGAGAAATTCGAACTGCCCGCCGATGCGCGCAAAGTGCGACTTGATGCGCATATCGAGCCGCGCCTGCCTAATGTATCGGCTGATCTTGGCATGATCGAGCGCATCTTTACGAATTTGCTCGACAACGCGATTCATCACACGCCGGAAGGCGGTACGGTCACGGTTAGGCTTGCACATTCAAACGGCCACGTGGAAGTCACGGTAAGCGATACAGGTCCCGGCATTCCATCCGACGTGCGCGGCGTGCTCTTTCAGCGCGCTTTCGCTTCGGGAGGCAGGCATCGCGGCGGATTTGGCTTGCTGATCGTGCAGCGCATGCTTCAGTTGCATGGCAGCCAGATTCGACTCATCGATTTGGATCAAGCGGGCGCGGCGTTTAGCTTCGAGCTTCCCGCAAGCAGTGCCAGGGGCGGCGAGCATGCTCCGCAGTTGCCCGACCCATCGAATAAGAACGCTTAA
- the msrB gene encoding peptide-methionine (R)-S-oxide reductase MsrB → MLDRRRFLLTGTAAAAAFALTGRLRALAAPSPQEKFEITHSDDEWRRMLDSMQYDVLRREGTERPYTSPLNGEHRAGTFSCAGCALAVFSSSTKFESHTGWPSFWAPLDHAIATRQDGSFGVLRTEVHCRRCGGHLGHVFDDGPKPTGLRYCMNGVAMKFTAGAA, encoded by the coding sequence ATGCTAGACCGCCGCCGCTTTCTGCTGACGGGCACCGCTGCCGCAGCCGCGTTTGCCTTGACGGGCCGTCTGCGTGCGCTGGCCGCGCCCTCGCCGCAAGAGAAGTTCGAAATCACGCATAGCGACGACGAATGGCGTCGCATGCTCGATTCCATGCAATACGACGTCCTGCGTCGCGAAGGCACCGAGCGGCCCTACACGAGTCCGTTGAATGGCGAGCATCGGGCCGGCACTTTCTCGTGCGCGGGTTGTGCCCTTGCGGTGTTCTCTTCAAGCACCAAATTCGAAAGTCACACCGGATGGCCGAGCTTCTGGGCGCCGCTCGATCACGCTATTGCCACGCGCCAGGACGGCTCGTTCGGCGTCTTGCGCACCGAAGTGCATTGCCGCCGCTGCGGTGGACATCTGGGCCACGTGTTCGACGATGGACCCAAGCCGACCGGTCTGCGCTATTGCATGAACGGCGTCGCGATGAAGTTCACCGCTGGCGCTGCTTGA
- a CDS encoding aminotransferase class I/II-fold pyridoxal phosphate-dependent enzyme — MNPTPFKLERYFAQHEFTARHLLCSSDPESMSVRDLLALEPQASDGLFDTWLGYTEYPGASDLRTELAAMYECMDASGIIVHTGAQEAIFSFMNTMLEAGDHVIVHMPGYQSHYSVAEALGVSVSPWRANEAGGWALDPADLEALLKPQTRAIVLCSPHNPTGYLPSREVFDATVSFARKHGLWLFSDEVYRGLEHDCADRLPAACDVYERAITLGALSKTHGLAGLRIGWIATQSAEVLQRMSVFKDYLTISNSAPSEYLATIAARHSDTLIERNVSIVRENLRVLDKFMARHAMNFEWHRPRAGTIGFVRLRQERASSFCAELLQDTGVLLLPSTLLDYGDAHFRIGFGRRNMPAVLDYVDAWLETRAPR; from the coding sequence ATGAATCCCACACCTTTCAAGCTGGAACGTTACTTCGCACAGCACGAATTCACCGCACGGCATTTGCTGTGCAGTTCCGATCCCGAATCGATGTCGGTGCGTGACCTGCTCGCGCTCGAACCGCAAGCAAGCGACGGCTTGTTCGATACCTGGCTCGGCTACACGGAATATCCGGGCGCATCGGACTTGCGAACCGAGCTGGCGGCCATGTATGAGTGCATGGATGCAAGCGGGATCATCGTGCATACGGGCGCTCAGGAAGCGATCTTTTCGTTCATGAACACGATGCTTGAGGCGGGCGATCATGTCATCGTGCACATGCCCGGCTATCAATCGCATTACTCGGTGGCTGAAGCGCTGGGCGTAAGTGTATCGCCGTGGCGAGCAAACGAAGCGGGCGGCTGGGCGCTCGATCCGGCCGATCTCGAAGCGCTGCTGAAGCCGCAAACGCGCGCCATCGTCCTTTGCTCGCCGCACAACCCGACCGGGTATCTGCCATCGCGCGAGGTGTTCGACGCTACCGTTTCGTTTGCGCGCAAGCACGGACTGTGGCTCTTCAGCGATGAGGTCTATCGCGGCCTCGAACACGACTGTGCCGACCGCCTTCCCGCCGCATGCGATGTCTACGAGCGTGCAATCACGCTCGGTGCGTTATCGAAGACGCATGGACTGGCGGGCTTGCGCATCGGCTGGATTGCAACGCAAAGCGCCGAAGTGCTGCAACGCATGAGCGTCTTCAAGGACTATCTGACGATCAGTAACAGCGCGCCGAGCGAGTATCTTGCAACCATCGCCGCGCGTCATTCGGACACGCTCATCGAGCGTAATGTTTCTATCGTCCGTGAAAATCTACGGGTGCTTGATAAATTCATGGCACGCCACGCCATGAATTTCGAATGGCATCGGCCGCGTGCGGGCACGATCGGCTTCGTGCGGCTCAGGCAGGAGCGCGCCAGCAGCTTTTGCGCCGAGTTGCTGCAGGACACGGGCGTGCTGCTGCTTCCTTCGACCTTGCTCGATTACGGCGACGCACATTTTCGCATTGGCTTCGGCAGGCGGAATATGCCCGCCGTTCTCGATTACGTCGACGCCTGGCTCGAAACGCGCGCACCGCGCTAA
- a CDS encoding response regulator transcription factor, with translation MDQPKRILIVEDDMHIADVLSLHLRDERYEVVHSADGAEGLRLLEQGGWDALILDLMLPGVDGLEICRRARAMTRYTPIIITSARSSEVHRILGLELGADDYLAKPFSVLELVARVKALLRRVDAVAKNSRLDTGRLEVAGIAIDPLAREAWVDELRIELTPREFDLLYYFAQHPGKVFSRMDLLNAVWGYAHEGYEHTVNTHINRLRAKVEKDATEPARIVTVWGRGYKLATDSAS, from the coding sequence ATGGACCAGCCTAAACGCATTTTGATCGTGGAAGACGACATGCATATCGCCGATGTGCTGAGCCTGCATCTGCGCGACGAGCGCTATGAGGTCGTGCATTCCGCGGATGGCGCCGAGGGCTTGCGCTTGCTCGAACAAGGCGGGTGGGATGCGTTGATTCTCGATCTGATGCTGCCCGGCGTGGATGGCCTCGAAATTTGCCGGCGTGCGCGCGCCATGACGCGCTATACCCCGATCATCATTACTAGCGCGCGTTCCAGCGAGGTGCATCGCATTCTCGGTCTCGAACTCGGTGCGGACGATTATCTTGCCAAGCCTTTTTCGGTGCTTGAACTGGTGGCGCGAGTGAAGGCGCTTTTGCGTCGCGTCGATGCAGTCGCCAAGAATTCGCGCCTCGATACAGGCCGTCTCGAAGTCGCGGGTATCGCTATCGATCCGCTTGCGCGCGAAGCGTGGGTAGATGAGCTGCGCATAGAACTGACACCACGCGAATTCGATTTGCTTTATTACTTTGCCCAGCATCCCGGTAAAGTATTTTCCCGCATGGATCTACTCAATGCGGTTTGGGGTTATGCGCATGAAGGCTATGAGCACACGGTCAATACGCATATCAACCGCTTGCGCGCCAAGGTCGAGAAAGATGCCACCGAGCCTGCCCGCATCGTGACCGTCTGGGGACGCGGATACAAACTCGCGACGGACAGCGCATCGTGA
- a CDS encoding cytochrome c biogenesis protein DipZ, with amino-acid sequence MLLIVLAYLGGALTILSPCILPVLPFVFSRADQPFAKSGLPLLLGMGITFALVATLAALGGGWATQANQYGRWAAIALLVVFGLALLLPRLADRIMHPLVSAGNRLTAFAQRGDGKASFGGSFLLGIATGLLWAPCAGPILGLVLTGAALNGASVGTTLLLLAYAAGAATSLAVALLIGGRVFAAMKRSLGAGEWIRRGIGVAMLAGVAAIALGLDTGVLARVSTVATAGIEQKLVDRFSPRNNAMKAANTTADADAPRMMRASAAPSTAPTASLPVEGTLPSLDGAVQWLNTPPLTKDALRGKVVLVDVWTYSCINCLRTLPYVKEWAKKYRDQGLVVIGVHAPEFAFERNVDNVKKAVHDLGVDYPVAVDNNFAIWRALNNEYWPAHYFVDTEGKIRYHHYGEGDYAHSEEVIRQLLAEAGHGNAPVAKQPDTNEDIAAQGAMMQADNADVRSPETYIGYARAEQFMSPGGQTQDRVHDYAPPKALDVNDWGVAGPWKIGSEHATLAGKSGRIVYRFHARDLHLVLGPSPDGKPVRFRVSIDGAPPGASHGSDVAADGSGTVTQERLYQLVRQAGPVKDRTFSIEFLDSGVEAYAFTFG; translated from the coding sequence ATGCTGCTCATCGTTCTTGCCTATCTCGGCGGCGCGCTGACGATACTCAGTCCGTGCATCCTGCCTGTCCTTCCCTTCGTGTTTTCTCGCGCGGATCAGCCGTTTGCTAAAAGCGGCTTGCCGTTGCTGCTCGGCATGGGCATCACGTTCGCGTTGGTGGCGACGCTCGCCGCGCTTGGCGGCGGCTGGGCCACGCAAGCAAATCAATATGGACGCTGGGCCGCCATCGCACTTCTCGTCGTGTTCGGACTTGCTTTACTGTTGCCGCGCCTGGCCGATCGCATCATGCATCCGCTCGTTAGCGCCGGTAACCGACTGACGGCTTTCGCCCAGCGCGGCGATGGCAAGGCGAGCTTCGGCGGCTCGTTCCTGCTTGGCATCGCAACGGGTCTTCTGTGGGCACCGTGCGCAGGTCCGATTCTCGGACTCGTGTTGACGGGTGCCGCATTGAACGGCGCAAGCGTAGGCACCACGCTGCTCCTGCTCGCTTATGCCGCGGGCGCCGCGACTTCGCTTGCCGTGGCGCTGCTCATCGGTGGCCGCGTATTCGCCGCCATGAAGCGCTCGCTCGGCGCGGGCGAATGGATACGGCGCGGCATCGGCGTCGCGATGCTTGCAGGCGTCGCCGCTATCGCATTGGGCCTCGATACGGGCGTGCTTGCAAGGGTATCGACAGTAGCGACGGCGGGCATCGAACAAAAGCTGGTCGACCGGTTTTCGCCTCGCAATAACGCCATGAAAGCCGCTAATACCACTGCCGATGCCGATGCACCGCGCATGATGCGCGCGAGCGCGGCGCCTTCGACTGCGCCGACGGCTTCGTTGCCCGTGGAAGGCACGCTGCCCTCGCTCGATGGCGCGGTGCAATGGCTCAACACGCCGCCGCTCACGAAGGACGCGCTGCGCGGCAAGGTCGTGCTCGTCGACGTGTGGACGTATTCATGCATCAATTGCCTGCGTACCTTGCCTTATGTGAAGGAGTGGGCAAAAAAGTATCGTGACCAAGGGCTCGTGGTGATCGGTGTGCACGCGCCGGAGTTCGCGTTCGAACGAAACGTCGACAACGTGAAGAAAGCCGTGCATGACCTGGGTGTGGACTATCCGGTAGCCGTTGACAATAACTTTGCGATCTGGCGCGCGCTCAACAACGAATATTGGCCGGCGCATTATTTCGTGGATACCGAGGGCAAGATCCGCTATCACCATTACGGAGAGGGCGACTATGCACATTCGGAAGAGGTGATCCGCCAATTGCTGGCGGAAGCGGGTCACGGTAATGCGCCCGTGGCGAAGCAGCCCGACACCAACGAAGATATCGCGGCACAAGGCGCGATGATGCAAGCCGATAACGCGGACGTGCGCTCACCCGAAACCTATATTGGCTATGCGCGCGCCGAGCAGTTCATGTCGCCTGGCGGCCAGACGCAGGATCGTGTGCATGACTATGCCCCGCCCAAGGCGCTCGATGTGAACGACTGGGGTGTTGCCGGCCCGTGGAAGATCGGCTCCGAGCACGCGACGCTCGCGGGCAAGTCGGGACGAATCGTTTATCGCTTCCATGCGCGCGATCTGCATCTCGTGCTCGGACCTTCGCCGGATGGCAAGCCCGTGCGCTTTCGCGTGAGTATCGACGGCGCGCCTCCCGGTGCTTCGCATGGTAGCGATGTCGCAGCCGATGGAAGTGGTACCGTGACGCAAGAGCGCCTTTATCAACTCGTGCGGCAAGCGGGCCCTGTCAAGGACCGCACCTTTAGCATCGAATTTCTGGATTCGGGTGTCGAGGCTTATGCCTTCACCTTCGGTTGA